In bacterium YEK0313, one genomic interval encodes:
- the xecD_2 gene encoding 2-(R)-hydroxypropyl-CoM dehydrogenase, with the protein MAAAAGQRVAIVTGGASGIGLASVELLLARGWTVVGTDRDAKAIAAAEAQLAGHAGRFRLVQGDVTDEAAMTRLVAETERDFGPLKGLVTSAGIGRDVPLLETTAEMFRQIHEINVIGTFIIAKAAAAAMRASGGGAICTIASVSGLTGNIGRSAYGASKGAVVNLTRIMAVELARYGIRVNSVAPGPIETPMVAAIHTAAIREQWNDKVLLERYGTPAEIAEAVAFLVDGERSSYITGQILAVDGGFVACGLNDRSRV; encoded by the coding sequence ATGGCGGCAGCGGCCGGACAACGCGTGGCGATCGTCACGGGCGGGGCTTCGGGAATCGGGCTTGCGAGCGTCGAGCTTCTGCTCGCGCGGGGCTGGACGGTGGTTGGCACTGATCGCGACGCCAAGGCGATCGCGGCCGCCGAGGCGCAGCTCGCCGGCCATGCCGGCCGTTTTCGGCTGGTGCAGGGCGACGTGACCGACGAGGCCGCGATGACCCGTCTCGTGGCCGAGACCGAGCGCGATTTCGGTCCGCTGAAAGGGCTCGTCACCTCGGCCGGCATCGGCCGCGACGTGCCGCTCCTGGAAACGACGGCGGAGATGTTCCGCCAGATCCATGAGATCAACGTGATCGGCACCTTCATCATCGCCAAGGCGGCGGCCGCCGCCATGCGCGCCTCGGGCGGCGGGGCCATCTGCACGATCGCCTCGGTGTCGGGGCTCACCGGCAATATCGGCCGCTCCGCCTATGGCGCCTCGAAAGGCGCGGTGGTCAATCTGACCCGCATCATGGCGGTTGAGCTCGCCCGCTACGGCATCCGCGTCAACAGCGTCGCGCCGGGGCCGATCGAGACGCCGATGGTGGCCGCCATCCACACCGCTGCGATTCGCGAGCAGTGGAACGACAAGGTGCTGCTGGAGCGCTACGGCACGCCCGCCGAGATCGCCGAGGCCGTAGCCTTCCTCGTCGACGGCGAGCGGTCCAGCTACATTACCGGCCAGATCCTGGCGGTCGATGGCGGTTTCGTCGCCTGCGGCCTCAACGACCGCTCGCGCGTCTGA
- the ribH2 gene encoding 6,7-dimethyl-8-ribityllumazine synthase 2, which produces MNQTFVNSESMIAAADPVVGAGSRIAFVQATWHRDIVDQCRLAFLAELERRGIAETLVDLFEVPGAFEIPLQAKLLARSGRYRAIVAAGFVVDGGIYRHEFVADAVISGLMRVQLDTEVPVISVVLTPQQFHEHAEHQAFFRAHFLVKGTEAAAACARTIEAVGALKTLVA; this is translated from the coding sequence ATGAATCAGACCTTCGTGAACTCCGAAAGCATGATCGCCGCCGCCGATCCCGTCGTCGGCGCAGGCAGCCGCATCGCCTTCGTCCAGGCGACCTGGCACAGGGACATTGTCGATCAGTGCCGCCTGGCCTTCCTGGCCGAGCTCGAACGGCGGGGCATTGCCGAAACCCTCGTCGACCTCTTCGAGGTGCCCGGCGCCTTCGAGATCCCGCTGCAGGCAAAGCTGCTTGCCCGCAGCGGGCGCTACCGGGCGATCGTCGCGGCCGGTTTTGTCGTCGACGGCGGCATCTACCGGCATGAATTCGTCGCCGATGCGGTCATCAGCGGCCTGATGCGCGTGCAGCTCGATACCGAGGTGCCGGTGATCTCGGTCGTGCTGACGCCGCAGCAGTTCCACGAACATGCCGAGCACCAGGCCTTTTTCCGTGCTCATTTCCTGGTCAAGGGCACCGAGGCCGCGGCCGCCTGCGCCCGCACGATCGAAGCCGTCGGAGCGTTGAAGACGCTGGTTGCCTGA
- a CDS encoding Long-chain-fatty-acid--CoA ligase FadD13, with protein MYAGKHARERADQPAYIMAGSREAVTYAEYEARTNRLAHLLRANGLERLDHFAVFMENNVRFLECCGAGERSGLYCTSINSYLTAGELAYIVNNCEAKVLITSRAKLAVATEALAECPAIRLCLIADGPSQGRFINLDEATAGLPATPIANEWLGTAMLYSSGTTGRPKGILRPLPENPPAQPLPLYDFLNTLWRCREGMIYLSPAPLYHSAPQGNAALAIRNGATIIIMEQFDPEHYLALVEEFKVTHSQLVPTMFSRMLKLPEATRRRYDLSSLEYVVHAAAPCPAQVKEQMIAWWGPIIHEYYAATEAMGLTACDSHEWLAHRGTVGRVLLGDLHVLDENMQPCPKGEAGELWFKTANPFVYFNDPDRTAQSRSEDGTMTTVGDVGYVDDDGFVYLTDRSTFMIISGGVNIYPQECENLLVTHPKVADAAVFGVPNEEFGEEVKAVIQPMPGVAVGPAFAEELIAFCRQHLSPQKCPRSIDFDPALPRLPTGKLYKKGLRDRYWGDRRSRIV; from the coding sequence ATGTATGCAGGCAAGCATGCCCGCGAGCGCGCCGATCAGCCGGCCTATATCATGGCCGGCAGCCGCGAAGCGGTGACCTATGCCGAATACGAGGCCCGCACCAACCGGCTGGCCCATCTCCTGCGCGCCAACGGCCTCGAACGGCTCGACCACTTCGCCGTGTTCATGGAGAACAATGTCCGCTTTCTCGAATGCTGCGGTGCCGGCGAACGCTCGGGCCTCTACTGCACCAGCATCAACTCCTACCTGACGGCGGGCGAGCTCGCCTACATCGTCAACAACTGCGAAGCCAAGGTGCTGATCACCTCCAGGGCGAAGCTCGCGGTCGCGACCGAAGCGCTGGCCGAGTGTCCGGCGATCCGGCTCTGCCTGATCGCCGACGGTCCGAGCCAGGGGCGCTTCATCAATCTCGACGAGGCGACGGCGGGCCTGCCGGCAACGCCGATCGCCAACGAATGGCTCGGCACCGCCATGCTCTATTCCTCGGGCACCACCGGCAGGCCGAAAGGCATTCTCCGGCCGCTGCCGGAGAACCCGCCGGCGCAGCCGCTGCCGCTCTACGACTTTCTCAACACGCTCTGGCGGTGCCGCGAAGGCATGATCTACCTGTCGCCCGCGCCGCTCTACCATTCCGCTCCGCAGGGCAATGCCGCGCTCGCCATCCGCAACGGCGCGACCATCATCATCATGGAGCAGTTCGACCCCGAGCACTATCTGGCGCTGGTCGAGGAGTTCAAGGTCACGCACAGCCAGCTCGTGCCGACCATGTTCAGCCGCATGCTGAAACTGCCCGAGGCGACGAGACGGCGCTACGATCTCTCCTCGCTCGAGTATGTCGTGCATGCGGCCGCGCCCTGCCCGGCCCAGGTCAAGGAGCAGATGATCGCCTGGTGGGGACCGATCATCCACGAATATTACGCCGCGACCGAAGCGATGGGGCTGACCGCCTGCGACAGCCACGAATGGCTCGCCCATCGCGGCACGGTCGGACGGGTTCTGCTCGGCGACCTGCATGTGCTCGACGAGAACATGCAGCCCTGCCCGAAAGGCGAAGCGGGCGAGCTCTGGTTCAAGACCGCCAATCCCTTCGTCTATTTCAACGATCCCGACCGCACGGCCCAGTCGCGTTCGGAGGATGGCACCATGACGACGGTCGGCGATGTCGGCTATGTCGACGACGACGGTTTCGTCTACCTGACCGACCGCTCCACCTTCATGATCATTTCCGGCGGGGTGAATATCTATCCGCAGGAATGCGAGAACCTGCTCGTCACCCACCCGAAGGTCGCCGACGCCGCCGTGTTCGGCGTGCCCAACGAGGAGTTCGGCGAGGAGGTCAAGGCGGTGATCCAGCCCATGCCGGGCGTCGCGGTGGGACCCGCCTTCGCCGAGGAGCTGATCGCCTTCTGCCGCCAGCATCTTTCGCCGCAGAAATGCCCGCGCTCGATCGACTTCGACCCGGCGCTGCCGCGCCTGCCGACCGGCAAGCTCTACAAGAAGGGCCTGCGGGACCGCTACTGGGGCGACCGGCGCAGCCGCATCGTCTGA
- a CDS encoding hypothetical protein (Leu/Ile/Val-binding protein homolog 3 precursor), with product MTIIKRRTVISGLGAMALAPVFSPAIAQKRYDDGASDSEIKIGNIMPYSGNASAYGAIGRTSEALMKKINDDGGINGRKVNFITYDDGYSPPKAVEMVRKLVEEDKVLLVFNSLGTPSNTAIQRYMNQRKVPQLFVATGASKWGNPTQFPWTMGWQPDYATEAAIYAKHIIANDPNAKIGVLMQNDDYGKDYFNGFKTGLGRANEKAIVQLSTYEVTDPTVDSQMIQLKNSGAGVFFNITTPKFAAQAIRKAAEINWKPIHYLNNVSSSFGSVLKPAGLEASQGIIIALYRKDANDPQWTNAADVTGWRAFMAKYMPNADLRDDGHNYGYSVANTLVHVLKACGDNLTRENVMKQAASIRGYEAPLLLPGIKINTSATDYYPIQSVQLARVKGETFELFGDVLSNESA from the coding sequence ATGACGATCATCAAGCGCCGCACTGTCATATCCGGCCTCGGGGCGATGGCGCTCGCCCCGGTCTTCTCGCCTGCCATCGCCCAGAAGCGCTATGACGACGGCGCCTCCGACAGCGAGATCAAGATCGGCAACATCATGCCCTATTCGGGCAATGCCTCGGCCTATGGCGCGATCGGCCGCACCTCCGAAGCGCTGATGAAGAAGATCAACGACGACGGCGGCATCAACGGCCGCAAGGTCAACTTCATCACCTATGACGACGGCTATTCGCCGCCGAAGGCGGTGGAAATGGTGCGCAAGCTGGTCGAGGAGGACAAGGTGCTCCTCGTCTTCAACTCGCTCGGCACTCCCTCCAACACCGCGATCCAGCGCTACATGAACCAGCGCAAGGTGCCGCAGCTGTTCGTCGCCACCGGCGCGTCGAAATGGGGCAACCCGACCCAGTTTCCCTGGACCATGGGCTGGCAGCCCGACTACGCCACGGAAGCGGCCATCTACGCCAAGCACATCATCGCCAACGACCCCAACGCCAAGATCGGCGTGCTCATGCAGAACGACGATTACGGCAAGGACTATTTCAACGGCTTCAAGACCGGCCTCGGCCGGGCCAACGAGAAGGCGATCGTCCAGCTCTCGACCTACGAGGTGACCGACCCGACCGTCGACAGCCAGATGATCCAGCTGAAGAATTCCGGCGCCGGCGTGTTCTTCAACATCACCACGCCGAAATTCGCCGCCCAGGCGATCCGCAAAGCGGCCGAGATCAACTGGAAGCCGATCCACTATCTCAACAACGTCTCCTCCTCGTTCGGCTCGGTGCTGAAGCCGGCGGGCCTGGAGGCGAGCCAGGGCATCATTATCGCGCTCTACCGCAAGGACGCCAACGATCCGCAATGGACCAACGCGGCCGATGTCACCGGCTGGCGCGCATTCATGGCGAAATACATGCCCAATGCCGACCTGCGCGACGATGGCCACAATTACGGCTATTCGGTCGCCAACACGCTCGTCCATGTCCTGAAAGCCTGCGGCGACAACCTGACGCGCGAGAACGTGATGAAGCAGGCCGCCAGCATTCGCGGCTACGAGGCACCGCTGCTGCTGCCCGGCATCAAGATCAACACCAGCGCCACCGACTACTATCCGATCCAGTCGGTTCAGCTTGCCCGCGTCAAGGGCGAGACGTTCGAGCTGTTCGGCGACGTGCTGTCGAACGAGAGCGCTTGA
- the livH_15 gene encoding High-affinity branched-chain amino acid transport system permease protein LivH gives MTSITTSSHVSPEAQSPIGRYALIGLLLAAAALPFVGGKTGLISNFTFLQLSLMIVYAIAVLGLNLLTGFNGQISLGHGAFFAAGAYVAAILMDRYELNYLLTLPIAALFCFAVGYLFGLPALRLEGHYLALATFGLAIAVPQMLKYRHLEPFTHGVMGINLMKPDAPFGLPLSSDQWMYLVVLAVAALMFWFARNLIDSRPGRAMRAIRDHSMAASTMGIDTSRYKATVFGISALYTGVAGALHAIIFEFVAPDSFRFELSIAFLVGAVVGGVASLPGAVIGGVFVQVIEKYADAATKKLTAAFHLPIELEPWTLYGITLIVLIYVMPTGIAGGLGQLFAWLRRR, from the coding sequence GTGACCTCGATCACCACCTCCAGCCATGTCTCGCCAGAAGCCCAGAGCCCGATCGGCCGCTATGCCCTCATCGGACTGCTGCTCGCCGCCGCGGCGCTGCCCTTCGTCGGCGGCAAGACCGGCCTTATCAGCAACTTCACCTTCCTGCAGCTCAGCCTGATGATCGTCTATGCGATCGCCGTGCTCGGGCTCAATCTCCTGACCGGCTTCAACGGCCAGATCTCGCTCGGCCATGGCGCGTTCTTCGCCGCCGGCGCCTATGTCGCGGCCATCCTGATGGACCGCTACGAGCTCAACTACCTCCTGACCCTGCCGATCGCGGCACTCTTCTGCTTCGCCGTGGGCTATCTGTTCGGCCTGCCGGCGCTCCGGCTCGAAGGCCACTACCTGGCGCTCGCCACGTTCGGCCTCGCGATCGCAGTGCCGCAAATGCTCAAATACCGGCATCTCGAGCCGTTCACCCATGGCGTCATGGGCATCAATCTGATGAAGCCGGACGCGCCCTTCGGCCTGCCGCTCTCCTCCGACCAGTGGATGTATCTGGTCGTGCTGGCAGTCGCCGCGCTGATGTTCTGGTTCGCGCGCAACCTGATCGACAGCCGGCCGGGGCGGGCCATGCGGGCAATCCGCGATCACTCCATGGCCGCGAGCACCATGGGTATCGACACGTCGCGCTACAAGGCGACCGTCTTCGGCATATCCGCGCTCTATACCGGCGTCGCCGGCGCGCTGCACGCGATCATCTTCGAGTTCGTCGCGCCCGACAGCTTCCGCTTCGAACTGTCGATCGCCTTCCTGGTCGGCGCCGTGGTCGGCGGCGTCGCCTCCCTGCCCGGCGCGGTGATCGGCGGCGTCTTCGTCCAGGTCATCGAGAAATATGCCGACGCCGCGACCAAGAAGCTGACCGCGGCCTTCCACCTGCCGATCGAGCTCGAACCCTGGACCCTCTACGGCATCACCCTGATCGTGCTGATCTACGTCATGCCGACCGGCATTGCCGGGGGCCTCGGCCAATTGTTCGCCTGGCTCAGACGCCGCTGA
- the livH_16 gene encoding High-affinity branched-chain amino acid transport system permease protein LivH produces MEQLIQQIASGLASGAIYALVALALVMIFTATDHLNFSQGELAMFSTYLCWQLIQWGIGFWPALGITVVLSFLIGVAIERIILRPLHNASVLSVVVVFIGLLAIFHSLAGAIWSHTIKNFPSPFPDIAFSGSGYISSHQIGMILVSLLMLFALFAFFRFTPLGLAMRAAAQNPVSARLVGIKVDWMLALGWGLAASIGAVAGALVAPVVYLEPNMMASILLYGFAGALVGGISSPGGAVFGGFFVGVLENLVAYFGNLTEKAFGIYIVGNGEKLTVALIIVITILTLKPAGLFGRTTVKRV; encoded by the coding sequence ATGGAGCAGCTTATCCAGCAGATCGCATCGGGCCTTGCCAGCGGCGCCATCTACGCCCTGGTCGCTCTGGCCCTGGTGATGATCTTCACGGCGACCGACCATCTGAACTTCTCGCAAGGAGAACTCGCTATGTTCTCCACCTATCTGTGCTGGCAGCTCATCCAGTGGGGAATCGGCTTCTGGCCCGCCCTCGGCATCACCGTGGTGCTCTCCTTCCTGATCGGCGTCGCCATCGAGCGGATCATCCTGCGCCCGCTGCACAATGCCTCGGTGCTGTCGGTCGTCGTCGTGTTCATCGGCCTGCTCGCCATCTTCCATTCGCTCGCCGGGGCGATCTGGAGCCACACGATCAAGAACTTCCCCTCGCCCTTCCCGGACATCGCCTTCTCGGGATCGGGCTATATCTCGTCGCACCAGATCGGCATGATCCTCGTCTCGCTGCTGATGCTGTTCGCGCTCTTCGCCTTCTTCCGCTTCACGCCGCTCGGCCTCGCCATGCGGGCGGCAGCGCAGAACCCGGTCTCGGCGCGGCTCGTCGGCATCAAGGTCGACTGGATGCTGGCGCTCGGCTGGGGCCTTGCGGCATCGATCGGCGCGGTCGCCGGCGCGCTGGTGGCTCCGGTCGTCTATCTCGAGCCGAACATGATGGCCTCGATCCTGCTCTACGGCTTTGCCGGGGCGCTGGTCGGCGGCATTTCCAGCCCTGGCGGCGCGGTGTTCGGCGGCTTCTTCGTCGGCGTCCTGGAAAATCTCGTCGCCTATTTCGGCAACCTCACCGAGAAGGCCTTCGGCATCTATATCGTCGGCAACGGCGAAAAGCTCACCGTCGCGCTGATCATCGTCATCACCATCCTCACCCTGAAGCCAGCCGGCCTGTTCGGCCGCACCACCGTGAAGAGGGTGTAG
- the livF_15 gene encoding High-affinity branched-chain amino acid transport ATP-binding protein LivF has protein sequence MQVELQERPTTARPLLAIDGLKAFYGGTEALHGISFSLPAGGITTLLGANGAGKTTTLRAICGMVRREGEVRFDGQAIGRLATEDIVRLGVAHVPEGRGTFTGLSVEENLKIATYGRRDKAHVKRDLDLVFTYFPRLKERIAQQAGTLSGGEQQMLAISRALMLGPRLMLLDEPSFGLAPLIVQEIFHIMRRINEEAGVAMLLVEQNAALALELADTVYVLETGSIVMSGTADEMKNNEGIRRSYLGY, from the coding sequence ATGCAGGTCGAGCTGCAGGAAAGGCCGACAACGGCGCGGCCGCTGCTCGCGATCGACGGCCTGAAGGCCTTCTATGGCGGCACCGAGGCGCTGCACGGCATCAGCTTCAGCCTGCCGGCGGGCGGCATCACCACCCTCCTCGGCGCCAATGGCGCCGGCAAGACGACGACGCTGCGCGCCATCTGCGGCATGGTCCGGCGCGAGGGCGAGGTTCGCTTCGACGGCCAGGCGATCGGCCGGCTCGCGACCGAGGACATCGTGCGGCTGGGCGTCGCCCACGTGCCCGAGGGCCGCGGCACCTTCACAGGCCTGTCGGTGGAGGAGAACCTCAAGATCGCGACCTACGGCCGACGCGACAAGGCCCATGTGAAACGCGATCTCGATCTCGTCTTCACCTATTTCCCGCGCCTGAAGGAGCGTATCGCCCAGCAGGCCGGCACGCTTTCCGGCGGCGAGCAGCAGATGCTGGCGATCAGCCGCGCGCTGATGCTCGGGCCGCGCCTGATGCTGCTGGACGAACCTTCCTTCGGACTGGCGCCGCTGATCGTCCAGGAGATCTTCCACATCATGCGGCGGATCAACGAGGAGGCCGGCGTCGCCATGCTGCTGGTCGAGCAGAACGCGGCACTGGCGCTCGAGCTCGCCGACACCGTCTACGTGCTGGAGACCGGCAGCATCGTCATGTCCGGGACCGCCGACGAGATGAAGAACAACGAGGGCATCCGTCGCTCCTATCTCGGCTACTAG
- the lptB_12 gene encoding Lipopolysaccharide export system ATP-binding protein LptB, whose amino-acid sequence MQTIGSAAASDIASVPALLAVRDISVRFGGIVALNGISFDVKAGDVVGLIGPNGAGKTTLFNCLSRLYIPNSGDILFEGRSIMSAPRHAIAAIGMGRTFQNVALFDRMSVLDNVKVGCHSQTRQGFLTSVLRIGTVQAEERRIEERAHELIAFMGLEAFAHLPAGPLPFPIRKRVELARALAAKPKLLLLDEPAAGLNHDEVDVLKDQIRRVRDHQKVTTLLVEHHMSLVMSVSDKVVAIDFGRKIADGTPAEVQRNPEVIRAYLGTEAA is encoded by the coding sequence ATGCAAACCATTGGTTCTGCGGCCGCGTCCGATATCGCCTCCGTGCCGGCATTGCTCGCGGTGCGGGACATTTCCGTGCGCTTCGGCGGCATCGTCGCGCTCAATGGCATTTCGTTCGACGTCAAGGCCGGCGACGTCGTCGGCCTGATCGGGCCGAACGGCGCTGGCAAGACGACATTGTTCAACTGCCTCAGCCGCCTCTACATCCCGAACAGCGGCGACATCCTGTTCGAGGGCCGCTCGATCATGAGCGCACCGCGCCACGCCATCGCGGCGATCGGCATGGGACGCACCTTCCAGAATGTCGCGCTGTTCGACCGCATGTCGGTGCTCGACAATGTCAAGGTCGGCTGCCACAGCCAGACGCGGCAGGGCTTCCTGACCAGCGTGCTGCGCATCGGGACGGTCCAGGCCGAGGAGCGGCGCATCGAGGAGCGCGCCCACGAGCTGATCGCCTTCATGGGCCTCGAGGCCTTCGCCCATCTGCCGGCCGGCCCGCTGCCGTTCCCGATCCGCAAGCGGGTCGAGCTCGCCCGCGCGCTCGCGGCGAAACCCAAGCTGCTGCTGCTCGACGAGCCGGCCGCCGGCCTCAACCACGACGAGGTCGACGTGCTCAAGGACCAGATCCGCCGGGTGCGCGACCACCAAAAGGTGACCACGCTGCTGGTCGAGCATCACATGAGCCTCGTCATGTCGGTGTCCGACAAGGTCGTCGCCATCGATTTCGGCCGCAAGATCGCCGACGGAACGCCGGCGGAGGTGCAACGCAACCCGGAGGTGATCCGGGCCTATCTCGGAACGGAGGCCGCCTGA
- the cdhR_2 gene encoding HTH-type transcriptional regulator CdhR, with amino-acid sequence MARVIVLDLPGRMDSSFAITLDALRTANILSRSGGRPEPFAITVAKTGRPVRESFGTDDIVIVPGLGATTEDALETRLASVPVRRAMELLKAARQAGATLAASCASTFVLAEAGLLAGRRATTTWWLAPIFRRRYPDVTLLTEQIVVADWPVATAGAAMAQMDLMLAVIAKVGGTRLAGTAARYLLLDARRSQAPYMAITFLAGQDDRIARAESWLRENLGRDVAMDDLAAAAGLTPRTFARRLAAVCGLSPVRFAQRVRTEVAVTLLQTTSLGFDEIARRVGYAEPSTLRRLIKRDALRPPSGLRAVPQTAPRDHRPSG; translated from the coding sequence ATGGCTCGAGTAATCGTCCTCGACCTGCCCGGCCGGATGGATTCAAGCTTTGCCATCACGCTCGACGCGCTGCGCACCGCCAATATCCTCAGCCGGAGCGGCGGGCGGCCCGAACCCTTCGCAATCACCGTCGCGAAAACCGGCCGGCCGGTGCGCGAGAGCTTCGGCACGGACGACATCGTGATCGTCCCCGGCCTCGGCGCGACCACCGAAGACGCTCTCGAGACGCGCCTCGCGAGCGTCCCGGTGCGGCGCGCGATGGAGCTGCTCAAGGCCGCCAGGCAAGCGGGGGCGACACTCGCGGCCTCCTGCGCCAGCACCTTCGTTCTCGCCGAGGCCGGCCTGCTGGCCGGCCGGCGCGCCACCACCACCTGGTGGCTCGCGCCGATCTTCCGCCGGCGCTATCCCGACGTCACGCTGCTGACCGAACAGATCGTCGTCGCGGACTGGCCGGTGGCGACCGCCGGCGCCGCGATGGCGCAGATGGACCTGATGCTGGCGGTCATCGCCAAGGTCGGCGGCACGCGCCTCGCCGGCACCGCGGCACGCTATCTGCTGCTCGACGCCCGCCGGTCGCAGGCCCCCTACATGGCGATCACCTTTCTCGCCGGACAGGACGACCGCATCGCCCGCGCCGAGAGCTGGCTGCGCGAAAATCTCGGCCGGGACGTCGCGATGGACGACCTTGCCGCAGCAGCCGGACTGACGCCGCGCACCTTCGCGCGCCGGCTCGCGGCGGTGTGCGGCCTGTCGCCAGTGCGCTTTGCGCAGCGCGTCCGCACCGAAGTCGCGGTCACGCTGCTGCAGACCACCAGCCTCGGCTTCGACGAGATCGCCCGGCGCGTCGGCTATGCCGAGCCGTCGACCCTGCGGCGCCTCATCAAGCGCGATGCCCTAAGGCCGCCATCCGGCCTGAGGGCGGTGCCGCAAACAGCACCCCGCGACCATCGACCGTCAGGGTGA
- a CDS encoding Dienelactone hydrolase family protein, whose product MTARDLRTDDPLDDFIAREITLLDVTKRVHVAGRGPAVIVMTEMPGISPEVARFSRWLRDAGFTIYMPSLFGRDGAVPGAEEGGRVFQRACVSAEFRAFAGGQSSPVTVWLRALARHAHGECGGPGVGAIGMCFTGNFALTMMLEPAMLAPVLAQPSLPLNEPAGLEIAPDEIAAVRERLEREDLTVLAYRFAGDKFCRAERFRAYAEALGPRFEGRVLPDSAANTDVAPFFAQHVVCPHSVVTAHLIDEQGQPTLAARDEIIAFFSARLGLARAAS is encoded by the coding sequence ATGACGGCGCGCGACCTCAGGACCGACGATCCGCTCGACGACTTCATCGCGCGCGAGATCACGCTTCTCGACGTGACCAAGCGCGTCCATGTGGCGGGCCGGGGACCGGCGGTGATCGTCATGACGGAGATGCCGGGCATCAGTCCGGAAGTCGCGCGGTTCAGCCGCTGGCTCCGCGACGCCGGCTTCACCATCTACATGCCCTCGCTGTTCGGCCGCGACGGCGCGGTGCCGGGCGCCGAGGAGGGCGGCCGGGTGTTCCAGCGGGCCTGCGTCAGCGCGGAGTTCCGCGCCTTCGCCGGTGGCCAGTCGAGCCCCGTCACGGTCTGGCTCAGGGCGCTCGCCCGCCATGCGCATGGCGAGTGCGGCGGGCCGGGCGTCGGGGCCATCGGCATGTGCTTCACCGGCAATTTCGCGCTGACCATGATGCTGGAGCCGGCCATGCTCGCGCCGGTCCTGGCTCAGCCCTCGTTGCCGCTCAACGAGCCGGCGGGCCTCGAAATCGCACCGGACGAGATCGCCGCCGTCCGCGAGCGGCTGGAGCGGGAGGACCTCACCGTTCTCGCCTATCGTTTCGCCGGGGACAAGTTCTGCCGCGCCGAGCGGTTCCGCGCCTACGCCGAGGCGCTCGGTCCCCGCTTCGAGGGCAGGGTCCTGCCCGACAGTGCGGCCAATACCGATGTCGCGCCCTTCTTCGCCCAGCATGTGGTCTGTCCGCACAGCGTGGTCACCGCGCATCTGATCGACGAGCAGGGCCAGCCGACGCTGGCCGCCCGCGACGAGATCATCGCCTTCTTTTCGGCGCGCCTCGGTCTCGCCCGGGCGGCAAGCTAG
- a CDS encoding NUDIX domain protein — translation MTEAAPPRPDDEQSKARVRRQYGALPFRMDPQLEILLLTSRETRRWVIPKGWPMKGLKPRQSAAREALEEAGVTGKTGNKALGSYSYMKLLKSGRTVPCMVKVFALQVREQLETWREQDQRELQWFTPEAAAEAVQEPELAAIIRSFAAARAEKARKAAAKAAAVAINS, via the coding sequence ATGACCGAGGCAGCACCGCCTCGGCCGGACGATGAACAGAGCAAGGCGCGGGTCCGGCGGCAGTACGGCGCCCTGCCCTTCCGCATGGATCCGCAGCTCGAGATCCTGCTCCTGACGTCGCGCGAGACGCGGCGCTGGGTGATTCCCAAGGGCTGGCCGATGAAGGGCCTGAAACCGCGCCAGAGCGCCGCGCGCGAAGCGCTGGAAGAGGCCGGCGTCACCGGCAAGACCGGCAACAAGGCGCTCGGCAGCTATTCCTACATGAAGCTGCTGAAAAGCGGGCGGACCGTCCCCTGCATGGTCAAGGTCTTCGCGCTGCAGGTGCGCGAGCAGCTGGAGACATGGCGCGAGCAGGATCAGCGCGAGCTCCAGTGGTTCACACCGGAAGCGGCCGCGGAGGCCGTTCAGGAGCCGGAGCTCGCCGCGATCATCCGCAGCTTCGCGGCCGCCCGCGCGGAAAAGGCGCGCAAGGCTGCCGCCAAGGCGGCGGCCGTCGCGATCAACAGCTAG